In candidate division KSB1 bacterium, a genomic segment contains:
- a CDS encoding S41 family peptidase, with product MKATSLAYPLVVVLTSVLCSCADILVPEGAPELNLQDFEAAWRFADEYYPFFTFKNVNWDSLRVAFEPRAACARGDELYPLLFALFVPLRDGHIEVQSEAGYPMVNYRPPRAGDARAFDPVLLRKYFPKPLSVVGENKIELGLVDEAVGYIRFSTFAKGDWVREVDEPLERLLHTLGLIVDVRNNTGGSGKTYGYILPRLIDRPVVETAYYWDGSVRSGTIQPAARHYTGKLVVLINGASFSAAEVFTELLRQLPSVTVVGDTSGGGGGDTELFVLPSGKKLRLPVKYFRRHDGEMIEWNGVIPDVVVEQSVTDILRQRDLQLEKAIVLARKGL from the coding sequence ATGAAAGCGACCAGCTTGGCATACCCGCTGGTAGTGGTACTCACCTCCGTGCTCTGTTCCTGCGCAGACATTCTTGTCCCCGAAGGCGCCCCAGAACTGAACCTGCAGGACTTTGAAGCTGCCTGGCGCTTTGCGGACGAGTACTATCCTTTTTTCACCTTCAAGAATGTCAACTGGGACAGCCTCCGTGTGGCCTTCGAGCCGAGAGCAGCTTGTGCTCGGGGGGACGAACTCTATCCGCTCCTCTTTGCGCTCTTTGTGCCACTCCGGGATGGGCACATTGAAGTGCAAAGCGAGGCGGGCTATCCCATGGTCAACTACCGCCCCCCGAGAGCCGGAGATGCCCGGGCATTTGACCCGGTCCTCCTGCGCAAGTACTTCCCCAAACCTCTCTCAGTAGTAGGTGAAAACAAGATCGAGTTGGGGCTCGTCGATGAAGCTGTGGGGTACATCCGCTTCAGCACCTTCGCCAAGGGCGACTGGGTAAGAGAAGTGGACGAGCCACTGGAACGCCTCCTCCACACGCTCGGCCTAATCGTTGACGTCCGGAACAACACTGGTGGCAGCGGCAAGACCTACGGGTACATACTCCCTCGCCTCATCGATCGGCCGGTCGTGGAGACGGCATATTATTGGGACGGCAGTGTGCGCTCCGGCACCATCCAGCCAGCAGCTCGCCATTACACAGGCAAGCTCGTGGTGCTGATCAACGGCGCTTCGTTCAGTGCTGCGGAGGTTTTCACCGAGCTTCTGCGCCAGCTGCCATCTGTGACGGTGGTCGGTGACACCTCCGGTGGCGGTGGCGGCGACACCGAGCTCTTTGTCCTGCCCAGTGGGAAGAAGCTGAGGCTACCGGTCAAGTACTTCCGCCGCCATGATGGGGAGATGATCGAATGGAATGGGGTCATCCCCGACGTTGTGGTCGAGCAAAGCGTCACGGACATCCTTCGCCAGAGGGACCTTCAGCTTGAGAAGGCCATTGTCCTGGCGCGCAAAGGGCTGTAG
- a CDS encoding peptidylprolyl isomerase produces MRQSMKTILMILVLAFLATIVFEWGMGGLKCGTSSRFQQGVIAVVNGQDITREQYDNALENELTAYRQRTGSDVDEYGIESIRSSVWDLLVENVLLTQQLERLGLQVTDDEIKHHIFEQPPDFVREQEVFKGEDGNFDLRRYQAALQDDRFAEYWRNVERALRLYLPRQKLQEAIVASVRVTDDEIRREYQQQKQRARVKYVFFDPTAHGQEEPQVAPREVLDYYRAHRNDFLEPEKRKIDYVLFSTQATAADTAEIYRLAEEILTRARQGEDFADLAETYSDDQGTADKGGDLGYFDRETMVQPFSEAAFAAPIGAVVGPVRTVHGLHIIKVEDKKKEDGTEKVKARHVLLKFGPLRATIENANYAARTFADRLREGEDFYALAKAENLEVHHSDFFAAGGFIPELGRDPQTSRFIFAAPKGTTSGAIKTPRGFVVLVVTDIQKERMRPVEDVEPQIRAVLVQQSNRERSKRMCEEAYKKIAAGMSLEEVAAQDSLEVKTTDWFTMGGFVPGVGREPQFLGAAFGTDIGRVSKPIEGRRGSYLLQVLEREEFNNADFEQQKAVLRNQLLQRKRNRAFQEWLADLKKKASIKDFRGYYGY; encoded by the coding sequence ATGCGTCAAAGTATGAAGACCATCCTGATGATCCTGGTCCTTGCGTTCCTTGCCACCATCGTGTTCGAGTGGGGGATGGGTGGGCTTAAGTGCGGGACCTCAAGCCGGTTCCAACAGGGCGTCATCGCCGTGGTCAATGGTCAGGACATCACGCGGGAGCAGTACGACAATGCGTTGGAAAACGAGCTGACTGCCTACCGCCAGCGCACCGGTTCTGACGTGGATGAGTACGGCATTGAAAGCATCCGCAGCAGCGTATGGGATCTCCTGGTGGAGAATGTCCTCTTGACGCAACAGCTCGAACGGCTCGGCCTCCAGGTGACAGACGACGAGATCAAGCACCACATCTTTGAGCAGCCGCCTGACTTCGTACGTGAGCAGGAGGTGTTCAAGGGCGAAGACGGCAACTTTGACCTCCGCCGCTACCAGGCGGCTCTGCAGGATGATCGTTTTGCCGAGTACTGGCGCAATGTGGAGCGGGCTCTGCGTCTGTACCTTCCGCGCCAGAAGCTGCAAGAGGCCATTGTGGCAAGCGTGCGGGTGACAGACGACGAAATCCGCCGCGAGTACCAGCAGCAGAAGCAACGCGCACGCGTGAAGTACGTCTTCTTCGACCCGACCGCCCACGGCCAGGAGGAGCCACAGGTTGCCCCCCGGGAGGTGCTCGATTACTACCGCGCCCATCGCAACGATTTCCTGGAGCCGGAGAAGCGCAAAATTGACTATGTGTTGTTCAGCACGCAAGCCACTGCGGCCGACACTGCCGAAATCTATCGGCTCGCCGAAGAGATCCTCACCAGGGCACGGCAGGGCGAGGACTTTGCTGACCTAGCGGAGACCTACTCTGACGACCAAGGCACTGCAGACAAAGGTGGCGATTTAGGCTATTTCGACCGGGAAACGATGGTGCAGCCATTCTCGGAAGCTGCCTTTGCAGCCCCGATAGGGGCGGTAGTTGGGCCAGTGCGCACAGTTCACGGCCTGCATATCATAAAGGTGGAGGACAAGAAGAAGGAGGATGGCACGGAAAAGGTGAAGGCGCGGCATGTCCTGCTCAAGTTCGGTCCGCTCCGCGCCACAATCGAAAACGCTAACTATGCAGCCCGGACCTTTGCTGATCGATTGCGTGAGGGTGAGGACTTTTATGCTCTTGCCAAAGCCGAGAATCTCGAGGTCCACCATAGTGACTTTTTTGCCGCGGGTGGTTTCATTCCAGAATTGGGGCGAGACCCACAGACTTCCCGTTTCATTTTCGCCGCCCCCAAGGGAACTACAAGTGGCGCCATCAAAACACCACGTGGGTTCGTCGTGCTGGTCGTGACGGATATTCAGAAGGAGCGGATGCGCCCGGTTGAGGACGTCGAGCCGCAAATCCGGGCGGTTCTGGTGCAGCAGAGCAATCGAGAGCGCTCCAAACGCATGTGCGAGGAGGCCTACAAGAAGATCGCTGCAGGCATGAGCCTCGAAGAGGTGGCTGCCCAAGATTCGCTTGAAGTGAAAACCACCGACTGGTTTACCATGGGGGGTTTTGTGCCTGGCGTGGGGCGCGAACCTCAATTCCTTGGTGCCGCCTTCGGGACGGACATCGGCAGGGTGTCAAAACCCATCGAAGGGAGGCGGGGCTCCTACCTGCTCCAGGTGCTGGAGAGGGAGGAGTTCAATAACGCGGACTTTGAGCAGCAAAAAGCCGTGCTCAG